The following proteins come from a genomic window of Gadus morhua chromosome 11, gadMor3.0, whole genome shotgun sequence:
- the LOC115554118 gene encoding C-type mannose receptor 2 → MTTADWNLGFLPLKPSMDTRVLICLLFSGVCFTSAGLSKYIVVEENKTWYEAQEFCRSRIGDLASVTNMEDLNQLSNMTAVQSWIGLNDFNRKTMDLYPNSWRWSTQTRSRSGYMNFQSVEPNNWSGREECVQTWNDGTWNDFKCSALAHFVCFSGSSNKKTYHLIEKTLSWESAKSYCRTHYTDLAMIENEEENQKVLSNITTPAWIGLYRVPWTFSDGTNSSFRHWWSYEPNNVNNEELCATLYDGGFSDRDCNATFPFICSGRKYSRIKIMIESNLDLTNHNNKDHILLKLSASLTRAGRTDFNLSWSAPPKLYPAGLNDDNQ, encoded by the exons ATGACCACGGCAGACTGGAACCTTGGATTCTTACCAT TAAAACCAAGTATGGACACCAGGGTGCTTATTTGCCTCCTCTTCTCAG GTGTATGCTTCACCAGCGCTGGACTCAGTAAATACATTGTTGTTGAAGAGAATAAGACCTGGTATGAGGCTCAGGAATTCTGCAGGAGCAGAATTGGTGACCTggccagtgtcacaaacatggaGGACCTAAACCAGCTGTCAAATATGACAGCAGTACAGTCATGGATAGGACTGAATGATTTCAACAGGAAGACCATGGACTTGTACCCAAACTCGTGGAGATGGTCCACCCAGACTAGGAGCCGGTCAGGTTACATGAATTTTCAATCTGTTGAGCCTAATAATTGGTCAGGCAGAGAGGAATGTGTGCAGACTTGGAATGATGGTACCTGGAATGATTTTAAGTGTTCTGCTTTGGctcactttgtttgtttttctg GATCATCAAATAAGAAAACCTACCATCTTATCGAGAAGACGCTGTCATGGGAGTCAGCTAAGAGTTACTGTCGTACTCATTACACTGACCTCGCCATGATAGAGAATGAAGAAGAGAACCAAAAGGTTTTGTCCAACATCACTACCCCTGCTTGGATCGGTCTTTACAGAGTTCCCTGGACGTTTTCTGATGGGACCAACAGCTCCTTCAGACACTGGTGGAGCTATGAGCCCAATAACGTTAATAATGAGGAGTTATGTGCCACGCTGTATGACGGTGGATTTAGCGACAGGGATTGCAATGCAACGTTCCCATTTATCTGCTCAG GTCGGAAATACAGCAGAATAAAGATAATGATAGAGTCTAACTTGGACCTGACAAACCACAACAATAAGGATCACATCCTTCTAAAA CTGTCTGCATCTCTGACCAGAGCCGGGAGGACTGACTTCAACCTGAGCTGGAGCGCTCCACCAAAACTATATCCAGCAGGCTTGAATGATGACAACCAATGA